The stretch of DNA CCATAAACAAAGAGAGCTTATCGCCCAAAAAGCCCATATAGATTTTGTATTCGCCAACACCTAACCACAAATAGGGCTGAAAGTGAAGCGGGGCATCATTCGTCGCAACAGATATAAACGCGATTACACCCATAATAAAACTCATCAACGGTGAAAGAAGCGCGGGCAAGGTAAACCAGTGTTTGTGTAATGGTATTTGGGTGATAGAAATCATATACAAAAACCCAATCAATACAGACGAGAGCAGAGGTGAGAGCACGATGCCTGCAAGAAGAGCACTCATACCGCCTCCTTTTGCGACAAGGTTCTAAACAGATCCGAATCTAAGGATTTTTTACGACGATAAAGCACAACAATAAGCGATAAAAAGACGCCCGCTTCAGCGGCAGCAATGGCGATAACCATCATTGCCATCACTTGCGAGCCCATATCGTTATGGTAATTGCTAAGTGCAACAAAAATGAGGTTGATCGCATTGAGCATCAGTTCGATGGACATGTAAATCACAAAGATATTTTTACGACTTATCACACCTAAAAGACCGATGGAAAAGAGTATCATCGCAACAACGATGTAGGCAAATATGCTATGAGTTATCATCATGCGTCTTCCTTTCGACCAAAGACAACAGCACCAATAAGTGCCACCAGAAGCAAAATAGAGATGAGTTCAAACGGTAAGAGCCAGTGGGTGAAAAGCTCCATGCCCAAAGGTTTGATCTTGCCAAAATCACTCGAAACCTCTTTTACATGTAAAGGCATTTTGTAAAAAGCACGCAAGATCAAAAAGTTTATCGGCAACAGTACCAGTGAGCCTAAAAAGAGGCTAATGTTTTTATTGGGCTCTTTGGGAAGATTCGCCTCTTTGATGTTTAAAAACATGATGATAAAAATAAAAAGTGTGAGAATCGCTCCAGCGTAAATGATGATCTGCACCATAAATAAAAACGAAGCACTTAAAAGAGCGAACAAGCCAGCCATCGCGATAATCGTCAAAATAAGACTGAGCGCACTGTGAACAGGTTGGTGTAAGCTTACCATACCGACAGCGCCAAGAATGGCAAAAAAACTCAGCAATAAAAAGAGAATGTCCATCATCTTTTTTTCTCCTCATTGGCTAAGAGCTGCTCTTTAGTGAGTACAAAATCTTCGCGTTTTTTGCCAATAAAACTAAAAATCCCACTGTCCATGCGAATAGCATCGCAAGGACATGCCTCAACACAGCCACCGCAAAAGACGCACTCTAAAAGGTCGATGTTAAAAAGCTCTGGCATTTTTTCATCGACACCATCGTCTCGCTCTTTCGCTTCAATAAAAATACACTCTGCAGGACACGCCGTTGCACACATAAAACAGGCAACACAACGTACACTCCCATCCTCTCGTTTGGTCAAGCGATGCGCCCCTCGGTAACGTTCACTGATGTCATGGGGTTGCTCTTCAGGGTAGTTGATGGTTTTGATCTCTGGCTTATCGCCAAGATTGGTGATGAAGTGCGAAAGGGTTGTTTTCATACCTCCAAAAATGGCAGGCAAATAAAGCTTTTCTTTAAAGGTATTGCCATGACGGTGAACGATTTTTATGCCCATCTACAGCTCCTTTACCACAACAATGATAGCACTGAGCACGATGTTGGCAATTGCCAAAGGCATCAGCACTTTCCAGCCAAGAGATTGCAACTGATCGTAGCGAAAACGAGGCAATGTCCAGCGCACCCACACAAAGACAAAATTCATAAAAAGAAGTTTCAGAGCGAACGTTGCGATTTGAATGACAGCAGTCGCCACATTGGTTGAAGTCTCACTAAGACCTAAGAAAAGCAATGTTCCAAGCCCAACAATCACAAGTATATTAATGCCTATTAGCCCTTTTTGTAAAAAGGCGCTCTCATGGTTTCTTATATCGCCTGCTTTATGCCAACAATTGTGTTTTTTGATCCAGCGCATCGCATAGAAGCTTGCCACAGGAAGCGAGACAATGAGAAAACTCAAAAGATAAGGCATGTACGTTTGAAGTGTTTGTGTGTTCAGAAATGGGAGATGATAACCACCCAAAAAGAGTGTCACTATAAGCGCACTGGAGGCACTCATCGCAACATATTCACCCACAAAAAAGAGTCCAAAACGCATAGCACTGTATTCGGTATGAAAACCGCCTACGATTTCGCTCTCACCCTCGGCTAAGTCAAATGGCGTACGATTGGCTTCAGCAAATGCCGTAATGATAAAAATAAGTGCCGCGATGGGTTGCACAATAATACCCCACGCAGGAATAAACCCAAACAGTAATTGCCCTTGGTACGTCACAATGTCACCTAGGTGAATCGAGCCGTATGTAATCAGCACTGAAACCAAAGAAAGACCCATCGCCGCTTCGTAACTGATGACCTGAGCACCCGCACGCATGGCGCCTAAGAGGGAATATTTGTTGCGACTCGACCAACCTCCTAGCATAATGCCATACACACTTAGTCCTGCAAAAGCTAAAAACCAAAGCACGCCCAAGTCCATCGGCAGACCCTGCATGATGAACCGCTCGCCGTTAAGGACGAGATCATCCGCAAATGGCATGACCATAAAGCTCAAAAAGGCTGAGGCAAAAACGATGACGGGTGCAAGGGAAAAGAAAAAACCCTCTTGAATGGCTTTGGCTTTAAAGTCCTCTTTGAAAACCAGTTTGAGCATGTCGGCAAAAGACTGAATAAGCCCACCCAAACGAATGCCGTTGATATGACAGCGATTGGGTCCCAAGCGATCTTGAATCAACCCCGCCACACGACGCTCAATCCAGACTAAAATAGGCGCAGCCCCTAGTGAAAAGAGTAGCGCTAGGATAATATTGATGATAATGACGGTAATGCTAAGGGTACTCATAGCGTTATCTTTGGTGCGTTTTTCAAATCGTCAAAGGAGATGTTTGGCATCACTTCATAAAAGAAGAGTTCCGCCTCCCAAACCTCTTTACATGTAAAGATTGTATCGCCCAAAATTGCTGCAATAATCGCTAGTAGTGTCTTATGCCCACGGTTATCAATAATAGCACAAGCACTGTGTTGCACATAGCCATCCACATTGATAAAACTACCTGCTCTTTTGGTATGCGATGCGATGGGTAAAACCAGTTCAACCTCTTTACATGTAACGTCGCATGAGGAACAGAGCGTGACAATATTTTTATCGTATCCGACTTCTTTAACCGTGTTTGCATCACTGCGCCCAATCAAAACCACAAGCTCCGCTTTTGCCAATGCTTCATCTAATTTTGCTTTGGAATCATCAATCCCCAAAAGAGGAAGCGCTCTGCCATTGGAAGAGCGATCGTTGCATTTTAAAAAGTCATCGCCAAAATGGGTATCAAAACGCTCAGGTTCATACGCACTTAGCGTGATTTCGTAGAGCTTTGCGAGCTTTTGCACTCTGACCATCTCTTCAAGCGAAAGATTGGATGAGATCAAAAAGAGTGTTTTACCCAGATGACGTTTTAAAAGGCGTAGAAGTTTTCCCTCTGCGTATTCATATTCGCTGATTTTACCGCGAATAAGTGCCATAAACTCAGCGTTTTCATTCTCTTTGTGGTAACTTAGTCTTCCTTCATCGCAGATAAAATAGCCATTAACTTTATCATTCAAGCGCGGGCGATAGCGGTATATCATCTCGTCTTTATATTTTTCTTTATGGTGATCGACAAAGAGTGAACACCCTCTAGCGCAGTGGTTGCAAATCGCCTCTTTGGTATTTAAAAACCAAACCCGCTTTTGAAAGCGAAAATCTTTGCTTGTGAGTGCTCCCACAGGGCAGAGATCAACCACATTCATCGCATAAGGGTTGGAGAGTTTGGAGCCTGGAAAAGTAGTAATAACCGAGTGATCGGCACGGGAAAGAACACCCAACTCACTCGTTTTAGTGATGTTTTTCGTAAAACGTACGCAACGGGTGCAAAGCACACAGCGTTCTTGATCAAGTACCACATTTGCACCCAAATCAACATGCTTCTGCCCTCTCGTTTTAGGCGTACTTAAACGACTTTCATACAACCCAACATCCATGTAATAATTTTGCAAAGAACACTCGCCTGCTTGATCGCAGATAGGACAGTCAATGGGGTGGTTGATGAGTTCAAGTTCGAGTATAGAGCGTTTAACGCGGTCGATATTGGCACCTTTCGTGCGAATAATCATTCCCTCTTTAATAGGCGTATCACAGGCGATTTGAGGACGTTTTTGCCCTTCAATTTCAACCATACACATACGGCAGTTCCCATCTTTTCCAAGAGCAGGGTGGTAACAAAAATGAGGAATGTTGATGTTATGCGCTAAAAGCTCCTCAATCAACAAAGCACCCTCTTTAACCTCTAATACTGTGCCATCTACCGTAATATGCGCCATTAAATGCTATCCTCATTTGGACGTAGTATTCCAATTCTAGCGAGCATAAACTTTAAAGTAGCTGTCGCTTCGGGTTTACGCAAATTTTACTCAAGAGATGTTAAACTCTACGGAGTTTTTTTAAAGGATAGCCCAATGCCATCACCTCGTTTTTTTAAAATTCTTGTCGTTGAAATTTTAGCTGTTGGTTTGATCGCTGCTTATGTGCTAATTGATGCAAAAGATGTGTACCAATGGTGGGTAGGTGAGACCAATTTTGTCAGTGCTAAAGCTTCATGCGATTTGCATGAAAGCGCATGCCAAGCTCTACTCAGTGATGGATCGGAACTTAGCTTGGATATCGAGCCCAAAAGCATTCCTTTGATGAAACCTTTGCATTTTAAAGTCACTTCAGCCATCGATTTACCGACCATCGAGATTAAGCTTTTTGCAACCAACATGAACATGGGGCTCCATACGATTAAACTTACAAAAAGTGCTCAAGGTGTTTATGAAGGAGAAGGAATGCTTCCTACATGTATTGTCGGAAATATGATTTGGCAAGCCAATGTTATACTCAACCAAAGCAGCCATAGCCAAGGAGCTATTTTTTCATTCAAAACAGATAAATAAAATTTAAAAGTTACATTTGTTACTAAAGGTAATCTTTCGAAAAATGAATGATTATTCATCATTTAGTCGGTAATGCGTTATCACTTTTTTAGTTATACTTGTTTCTTTATTTCAATTGGATTTAGAGGAGTTACTGCCGTGTCTATTACCCAAAGAGGTGATGAACTTCACTTTGACGAAAATCTTTTTATAGTCTCAAAAACTGACCTACAAGGCAGAATTACCTATGCTAATGATCTTTTTATTCAGATCTCTGGCTATCAAGAAAAAGAGTTGATTGGCGCACCGCATAATATTTTGCGTCATCCTGATATGCCAAAAGCTATTTTCAAAATTCTATGGGAACGCGTCCAAGCGGGCAACGAAGTTTTTGCTTATGTGAAAAATCGCACTAAATCCAATCAATACTACTGGGTCCATGCTTATATTACCCCTATTATCGATACTAAAACCAAGCAACTTATTGGTTATCACTCTGTTAGACGCGCTCCAAGCGCTAAAGGAATTGAAGTGATTGCCCCTTTGTATAAAAAAATGCTTGATGCAGAAGCAAGAGGCGGCATTCAAGCTTCTCGTACTCTACTAGATAACACTCTATCTCAACTAAAGGTCAGTTATGATGCCTTCATCCTCTCTTATGAATAGATCTTCGCTCGCTAAAGTACAAGATGCCAACCTTATATCGCTTGTTATTTTTTTTATTGCATTTTGTTTAGAAGTTACTTTTAACGGTTTCCACTGGATTCAAATTATCAACCTGACCAACTTTGCGCTTGGCTGGTTTATGTTTGTTAATATTCGTAAAGTTCAAAAGACCATTCACGCATTAGCAGATATCGTACACGATAGTTCCAGAGGTCAACTGCATGGTAGAATCGTCAATGTCAATGACGGAGGCGAACTTAAAACTCTTTGCTCTAACATGAACTCACTTTTAGATAATTTTGAGCTCGTCACGAAAGAGATTAAATCCACTATTCAAGCCGCTTCACACGAAGATTTTACGCGTAAGATTTTGCAAAAAGGTATGCACGGTGAATTTAAAGAGCAGACCAATATGGTAAACCAATCGGTTCATGCGATGCAACAAACGCATGAATTTATCGCACGTAACACACTCAATGCAGAACTCGCTCAAATCAGCAGCGGCTCCAATGACTTTTCGACCGTTCAATCCAACCTAACCACCATTGTTGAGCGTCTTAAAGAGATCGCCCATGATGGTGAAATTTATGCAGAGGAGACCAAGGGAAGTTACCAAAACCTTCGTGATACGATTGCTAAAATCACCTCTTTGGTAGAATTTGTGAATCAAAATGAGCAAAGCATTGGTGTACTCGCACAGCGTACTCGTGACATCAGTAACGTGGTTGATATGATTAATGACATCGCTGATAAAACCAATTTACTTGCGCTTAATGCTGCTATTGAAGCGGCACGTGCGGGTGAACATGGACGTGGCTTTGCCGTTGTTGCCGATGAAGTTCGCAAACTGGCTGAGACAACCCAAAAAGCGACCGCTGAGATTGCTGTTTCCATTAAAATGCTCCAACAAGAGACCGCAGGCCTAGAAACCAATGCTGATGCCATGAAAAGTGATGCGGATGCGTCAACCAAAACACTTGATAAATTAAGCACAACTTTTAATAGCCTTATTGCCCACTCGAACACTACTTCAACCAACATCAATACCATTCAGCAAACCATCTTTATTACCTTAGCAAAGATGAACCATGCTATCTTTAAATCCAATGCGTACAGTGCCGTTTATGTCAATGACAAAGATGCGGCATTCCAAAACCATGAAACGTGTAGCCTTGGCGAGTGGTATCTCAAAGATGGTCAAAAAATCTTTGGCGATACGCAAAGCTTTAAAGCGCTTTACAAACCACATCAAAGCTTCCACACACATGTGCTTGAGGTGGCTAAACTGATTCGCAGTACCTCATCGAATCTTTTGGATGAAAAAGAGCAGATTATTAACTACTTTAAAGAGGTTGAGAGCGAGAGTAAAATACTCTTCGGTACTCTTGATGCCATGATTGCGGAAAAAAACGCACAAGCCTAAACAAACTTTACATGTAAGAATTTTTTCTTACATGTAACCTCTTTTTTGACAACACATTTTGCATACAATCAAGCATAAAGCATCAAATCGTTATCATAAAATCAAAAAGAGTTTATATGGATTCGTTGTCACTCACAACCCAGCCTATACCAACACTTCTACGTCAACTCTCGATTCCTTCCAGCCTCGGCATGCTTTTTAATACACTCTACAATATCGTCGATACTTACTATGCAGGGCTTATTTCTACTGAAGCGCTCGCCGCACTTTCTGCCTCCTCCTTTCTTTTCTTTTTTGTTATTGGACTTGCGTATGGCGGCACAAGTGCGCTTACGGCACTTATCGGTCATGCCTATGGAAAGCAACACTTTTTTTTAGCAGGATTGATTGCTAAAAAAGGAGTTGCTTTGATTATTGGCATAGGCATGATAATGGGGCTTTTAGGGTTTTGTTTTGCATCAGAGTTACTCACATTAATCGGTACAGAAGAGCGTTACCACGCATTAGCACTTAGCTTCATTGAAGTCATTTTATTAGGCTCTGCTCTTTTCTTTGCCAACTTTGCACTCAACAGTGTTCTTGTAGCAACAGGCGATACAAAAAGTTATCGCAATACACTTATCTTTGGCTTTTTTGCCAACATTGTGCTCAATCCACTCTTCATCTATGGATGGGGATTTATTCCTTCACTTGGAATTGCAGGCATTGCATTATCAACGGTTTTGGTACAAATGATGGGCGCAGCTTACCTTCTTTTCAAAAGCCTGCAAACAGGGCTGATTAACTTTACATGTAAAAAGCATTTTTACCCTGATAGACGCATTTACAAAGAATTGATACGTCAAGCCACACCCCCTGGACTTAACATGTTAATGATGTCATTTGGCTCATTGATTGCACTTCATTTTGTCACACTTTATGGGTATCAAGCTGTGGCTGGCTATGGCATTGGGTACCGTGTCGAGCAGTTGATGTTACTTCCAGCTCTTGGCATCAGCAGTGCGGTACTAAGCCTAGTATCCAATAACATGGGAGCAGGAAAAATGGAACGCGTGCGCCAAACGCTTTTGTACGCACTTGGGTATGGTTACACGATAAGCATTGTGGGAATGATGATTTTATGGCTTAGTGGTAAGTGGTTTGTGGCGCAATTTAACCCAACACTTGAAGTGATTCAGTACGGAACAACGTATATCTATGTGATGCTCTTTCTTTTTTGTGGCTATGTAACCCATTTTGCCTGCGTTGCAACACTCCAAGGCATCAAAAAGCCGACGATGATTTTCTATGTTGGTTTTTTCCGTCAAATCTTAGCGCCAAGCCTTGTTTATACACTCATTGTCACTTACTTTGAGCTCTCATTTGTGTGGATGTGGATTGGACTTGCATGTATTGTTTACAGCTCTGCCCTAGCCTTTTTATACTATACCTATACGAAACTCAATGATGCAGTTATTGCCTCAACGCCCAATGGCTAAAGCATAAAGAACCATCCCATCACTCTGAAGGAATTCTGCTACTTCTTCATCATAGTACGCGCCAATACCGCTACACCCAAAGCCCATGTATTCACTGATTAGGTAAAGTCTATGCCCTATAATGCCTGCTTTTTGTATCATTGCTTGGTAATTTTGTGCATCATGTCCCACTAAAAAAAAGGTTACCCCACTTTTCTCTCCCAACGCTTGTTCCAAACAGAGATAACCCGCTTTGCGTGCAAAATCACCGTTTTGTAGATATTTTCCCTCTTTCCAAATGCCTTGCCCCATCCCTTCAACGCGATTAATAATCGCATAAATTTCAACATCGACATCACAATCAGAAACAATAGGTTGGCTTATGTAGGCAATTGCTTCTAAAAACTCCTCTTCCAAAAGTGGCTTTTGGGTAAATTCACGAATCGAACGTCGCTTCCAGATGGCTTGTTTTAAACGCTCTTTATCCACATCAAACAACGCCATCTTCGTTTGAAACTTTGGGGTAAGTTCACATGTCATGGCGTAACTATCTTCAATGAACCTATTTTTTTCAAACCCACCTGTACCATCGACATAGGGTAATTGCATCAATAGTGCTTTACATGTAAAGGTTTTATCTTCCTCTCCTACAATGGCTGATGAGAGAAAAAACTCCTCTGAGCCAAAACCAAAAAGCTTATTGAGAGCTTTTTTTTCAATGGCATAAAGAATGCGATAAGGCGTATTATTGAGTGTGCATGAAGCTTCAAGCGTGCCTATCATGTGCCCCGTATCGTGTAAACAGTACCTAAAAGCACGATCACGGTATTTCCATGAAGAGCGGTAGTAAAGTGCTGAGAAAAGAAACACACAACCTATTACTCTCTTTACATGTAAAAAGGGCTCAACCCCTTCTTCTTCATCTAAAGGATGTAATAAAACAAGTGCTGATTCGTAAGGTGAAAGATGGTAAATGCCATCCTTAAAGCCTTTAACACCACGTATTTGCACATAGACTTCCGTAGGATAAAGCGCTCCTGCACTAGGATTTGTTCGTAAAGCATACGTCACGCCAGGGTAGCTTTTCTGAGCCGTGACACCACCAATAAGATAAAAAAAACGATGTTCTGGATTTTGTTTATCGAGTGTAATGCGCGTCAATGTTTCTGTGTAACGCTTATACTGTCGAGGTTGATGTTCCCAGTCAATGCTATGCAACTGAGTGCGAACAGAGCGATACGTGTGTACTGTTTGAGCATGGTAGGCTAACATAAAAGCTCCTTTATGCCAATAATATTTAAAAGGAGTTGTAAATTGCCTCAAAAAAGAAGCTTACATGTAAAGAAAAGGAGGAGTTAATAAAATGAGGTGGTGTCCCCAGCGCGATTCGAACGCACGGCCTTCAAATTAGGAATTTGATGCTCTATCCTGCTGAGCTATGGGGACAAAAGGTAAAAAATGGAGTAAAAAAAAAGCCGAATGCGTTTTCACACATTCGGCTTCTAAAAAATGGCGTATTAGCCGTTACGTTTTTTGATAATCTCTTCTGCAACGTTTCTAGGAACTTCATCATAATGATCGAATTCCATAGAGTAAGAAGCACGACCTTGTGTTTGAGAACGAAGGTCTGTAGAGTAACCGAACATTTCAGCCAATGGGCAGAATGCGTTAACAATTTTGTTACCACTTCTATCATCCATAGAGTTGATTTGTCCACGTCTTCTGTTAAGATCGCCGATAACATCACCCATAAAGTCTTCTGGAGTCTCAACTTCAACTTTCATAATTGGCTCAAGAATAACTGGTTTTGCTTTTCTACAACCCTCTTTGAAGCCCATTGAAGCAGCCAATTTAAATGCCATCTCAGATGAGTCAACATCATGGTAACTTCCATCATAAAGTGTAACTTTAACGTCTTCCACTTTATAACCAGCAAGAACACCTGCTTGAAGTGATTCTTTGATACCTTTATCAACAGCTGGAATAAATTCTTTTGGAATCGCTCCACCTTTGATATCGTTAATAAATTCATAACCAGCACCTGCATCTTGAGGTTCGATTTTGAGGTAAACGTGACCGTATTGACCGCGACCACCAGATTGTTTTGCGTATTTGTACTCTTGGTTAACAGATGCACGAATTGTCTCACGGTAAGCAACTTGTGGTTGACCAACTTCAGCACTTACTTTAAACTCACGTAACATACGATCAACAAGAATCTCTAAGTGAAGCTCACCCATACCAGAAATGATGGTTTGACCACTCTCTTCATCTGTCTCAACTCTAAAGCTTGGATCTTCTTGAGCAAGTTTTTGAAGTGCAATACCCATTTTCTCTTGATCCGCTTTTGTTTTAGGCTCAACGGCAACAGAGATAACAGGGTCTGGGAATACCATTCTCTCTAGAATTACAGGATCTTTTTCGCTAGCAAGTGTATCACCAGTAAGTGTGTCTTTAAGACCTACAACCGCACCAATCTCGCCAGAGTGAAGAACTTTGATCTCTTCTCTTTTGTTCGCATGCATTTTTAGTAAGCGACCAATTCTCTCTTTTTTATCTTTGGTTGTGTTGTAAGCATAACTTCCGCTTTCCAATGAACCACGGTAAACACGAACGAATGTTAACTGACCAACAAATGGGTCGGTCATAATTTTAAATGCAAGAGCGGCAAATTCACCTTCATCAGTTGAATCAACAACACACTCGCGTCCATCATCATACTCGCCTTTAATCGCATGTACTTCAGTAGGAGCTGGCATATAATCAATAACAGCATCTAACATCGGTTGAACACCTTTGTTTTTAAACGCTGTTCCACAAATCATAGGAATAAATGTCATTGCAAGACATCCCGCTTTAATACCTGCTTTAATCTCAGCTTTGGTGAGTTCTTCGCCACCAAGATATTTTTCCATCAACTCATCACTGGTCTCAGAAACGGCTTCAACCATTCTCTCACGGTACTCTTTCGCTTTATCAGCAAGATCAGCTGGAATTTCAACAACTTGGTAGTTTGAACCCATTGCTGCATCATCATCCCAAACAAGTGCTTTCATCTCAACGAGATCAACAACACCTTTGAAGTTTTCTTCTGCACCAATAGGAATTTGAATTGGCACTGGATTCGCTTTTAAACGATTTTTAATTTGCGCTTCAACATTATAAAAGTCTGCACCAACACGGTCCATTTTGTTAACAAATACCATTCTTGGAACTTGGTAACGATTGGCTTGTCTCCAAACTGTCTCAGATTGTGGTTGAACGCCACCAACTGCACAAAATACAGCTACAGCGCCATCAAGAACACGCATAGAACGCTCAACTTCAATGGTGAAGTCAACGTGGCCCGGAGTGTCGATAATGTTAATTTGGTGATCTTTCCATGTACATGTTGTCGCAGCAGAAGT from Sulfurospirillum oryzae encodes:
- a CDS encoding MATE family efflux transporter, with protein sequence MDSLSLTTQPIPTLLRQLSIPSSLGMLFNTLYNIVDTYYAGLISTEALAALSASSFLFFFVIGLAYGGTSALTALIGHAYGKQHFFLAGLIAKKGVALIIGIGMIMGLLGFCFASELLTLIGTEERYHALALSFIEVILLGSALFFANFALNSVLVATGDTKSYRNTLIFGFFANIVLNPLFIYGWGFIPSLGIAGIALSTVLVQMMGAAYLLFKSLQTGLINFTCKKHFYPDRRIYKELIRQATPPGLNMLMMSFGSLIALHFVTLYGYQAVAGYGIGYRVEQLMLLPALGISSAVLSLVSNNMGAGKMERVRQTLLYALGYGYTISIVGMMILWLSGKWFVAQFNPTLEVIQYGTTYIYVMLFLFCGYVTHFACVATLQGIKKPTMIFYVGFFRQILAPSLVYTLIVTYFELSFVWMWIGLACIVYSSALAFLYYTYTKLNDAVIASTPNG
- a CDS encoding PAS domain-containing protein, coding for MSITQRGDELHFDENLFIVSKTDLQGRITYANDLFIQISGYQEKELIGAPHNILRHPDMPKAIFKILWERVQAGNEVFAYVKNRTKSNQYYWVHAYITPIIDTKTKQLIGYHSVRRAPSAKGIEVIAPLYKKMLDAEARGGIQASRTLLDNTLSQLKVSYDAFILSYE
- a CDS encoding complex I subunit 1/NuoH family protein gives rise to the protein MSTLSITVIIINIILALLFSLGAAPILVWIERRVAGLIQDRLGPNRCHINGIRLGGLIQSFADMLKLVFKEDFKAKAIQEGFFFSLAPVIVFASAFLSFMVMPFADDLVLNGERFIMQGLPMDLGVLWFLAFAGLSVYGIMLGGWSSRNKYSLLGAMRAGAQVISYEAAMGLSLVSVLITYGSIHLGDIVTYQGQLLFGFIPAWGIIVQPIAALIFIITAFAEANRTPFDLAEGESEIVGGFHTEYSAMRFGLFFVGEYVAMSASSALIVTLFLGGYHLPFLNTQTLQTYMPYLLSFLIVSLPVASFYAMRWIKKHNCWHKAGDIRNHESAFLQKGLIGINILVIVGLGTLLFLGLSETSTNVATAVIQIATFALKLLFMNFVFVWVRWTLPRFRYDQLQSLGWKVLMPLAIANIVLSAIIVVVKEL
- a CDS encoding NADH-quinone oxidoreductase subunit J family protein; this encodes MMDILFLLLSFFAILGAVGMVSLHQPVHSALSLILTIIAMAGLFALLSASFLFMVQIIIYAGAILTLFIFIIMFLNIKEANLPKEPNKNISLFLGSLVLLPINFLILRAFYKMPLHVKEVSSDFGKIKPLGMELFTHWLLPFELISILLLVALIGAVVFGRKEDA
- a CDS encoding NuoI/complex I 23 kDa subunit family protein; the protein is MGIKIVHRHGNTFKEKLYLPAIFGGMKTTLSHFITNLGDKPEIKTINYPEEQPHDISERYRGAHRLTKREDGSVRCVACFMCATACPAECIFIEAKERDDGVDEKMPELFNIDLLECVFCGGCVEACPCDAIRMDSGIFSFIGKKREDFVLTKEQLLANEEKKR
- a CDS encoding SagB family peptide dehydrogenase, producing MLAYHAQTVHTYRSVRTQLHSIDWEHQPRQYKRYTETLTRITLDKQNPEHRFFYLIGGVTAQKSYPGVTYALRTNPSAGALYPTEVYVQIRGVKGFKDGIYHLSPYESALVLLHPLDEEEGVEPFLHVKRVIGCVFLFSALYYRSSWKYRDRAFRYCLHDTGHMIGTLEASCTLNNTPYRILYAIEKKALNKLFGFGSEEFFLSSAIVGEEDKTFTCKALLMQLPYVDGTGGFEKNRFIEDSYAMTCELTPKFQTKMALFDVDKERLKQAIWKRRSIREFTQKPLLEEEFLEAIAYISQPIVSDCDVDVEIYAIINRVEGMGQGIWKEGKYLQNGDFARKAGYLCLEQALGEKSGVTFFLVGHDAQNYQAMIQKAGIIGHRLYLISEYMGFGCSGIGAYYDEEVAEFLQSDGMVLYALAIGR
- a CDS encoding 2Fe-2S iron-sulfur cluster-binding protein yields the protein MAHITVDGTVLEVKEGALLIEELLAHNINIPHFCYHPALGKDGNCRMCMVEIEGQKRPQIACDTPIKEGMIIRTKGANIDRVKRSILELELINHPIDCPICDQAGECSLQNYYMDVGLYESRLSTPKTRGQKHVDLGANVVLDQERCVLCTRCVRFTKNITKTSELGVLSRADHSVITTFPGSKLSNPYAMNVVDLCPVGALTSKDFRFQKRVWFLNTKEAICNHCARGCSLFVDHHKEKYKDEMIYRYRPRLNDKVNGYFICDEGRLSYHKENENAEFMALIRGKISEYEYAEGKLLRLLKRHLGKTLFLISSNLSLEEMVRVQKLAKLYEITLSAYEPERFDTHFGDDFLKCNDRSSNGRALPLLGIDDSKAKLDEALAKAELVVLIGRSDANTVKEVGYDKNIVTLCSSCDVTCKEVELVLPIASHTKRAGSFINVDGYVQHSACAIIDNRGHKTLLAIIAAILGDTIFTCKEVWEAELFFYEVMPNISFDDLKNAPKITL
- a CDS encoding methyl-accepting chemotaxis protein; the protein is MMPSSSLMNRSSLAKVQDANLISLVIFFIAFCLEVTFNGFHWIQIINLTNFALGWFMFVNIRKVQKTIHALADIVHDSSRGQLHGRIVNVNDGGELKTLCSNMNSLLDNFELVTKEIKSTIQAASHEDFTRKILQKGMHGEFKEQTNMVNQSVHAMQQTHEFIARNTLNAELAQISSGSNDFSTVQSNLTTIVERLKEIAHDGEIYAEETKGSYQNLRDTIAKITSLVEFVNQNEQSIGVLAQRTRDISNVVDMINDIADKTNLLALNAAIEAARAGEHGRGFAVVADEVRKLAETTQKATAEIAVSIKMLQQETAGLETNADAMKSDADASTKTLDKLSTTFNSLIAHSNTTSTNINTIQQTIFITLAKMNHAIFKSNAYSAVYVNDKDAAFQNHETCSLGEWYLKDGQKIFGDTQSFKALYKPHQSFHTHVLEVAKLIRSTSSNLLDEKEQIINYFKEVESESKILFGTLDAMIAEKNAQA
- the nuoK gene encoding NADH-quinone oxidoreductase subunit NuoK; its protein translation is MITHSIFAYIVVAMILFSIGLLGVISRKNIFVIYMSIELMLNAINLIFVALSNYHNDMGSQVMAMMVIAIAAAEAGVFLSLIVVLYRRKKSLDSDLFRTLSQKEAV